One window of the Thermodesulfomicrobium sp. WS genome contains the following:
- the folP gene encoding dihydropteroate synthase has translation MTASVWVLRGGWRLPARPFAVVGIVNVTPDSFYDGGRHWGTEAAVSHGLTLAGQGAAMLDVGGESTRPFADPVPVHEELSRVVPVVRALAAAAPAIPVAVDTVKAEVARQALEAGAVAINDVSAMGMDPALADVLAQYQPGYVLMHAQGTPQTMQVAPHYEDVVEEVLRFFEAKLAVLTRFLPEDRIVLDPGIGFGKTLEHNLALLRAVDRFAALGRPLYIGISHKSLWKGLLGREVGERLPATIAATAVLGLRGIAFHRVHDVGPCRDALMVAAALGGDR, from the coding sequence GTGACTGCATCCGTATGGGTCCTCAGGGGCGGCTGGCGCTTGCCCGCCCGGCCCTTTGCCGTGGTGGGGATCGTCAACGTCACCCCGGATTCCTTTTATGACGGCGGCAGGCATTGGGGTACCGAGGCTGCGGTATCCCATGGGCTGACCTTGGCTGGCCAGGGCGCGGCCATGCTCGATGTGGGCGGGGAGAGTACCCGTCCGTTTGCCGACCCCGTACCTGTGCACGAGGAGCTTTCCCGGGTGGTGCCCGTGGTGCGCGCTCTGGCGGCAGCTGCGCCGGCAATCCCCGTGGCCGTGGACACGGTGAAGGCGGAAGTGGCCCGGCAGGCATTGGAAGCCGGGGCCGTGGCCATCAACGATGTCTCGGCCATGGGCATGGATCCGGCGCTGGCGGATGTCCTTGCCCAGTATCAGCCCGGATACGTGCTCATGCATGCCCAAGGCACACCGCAAACCATGCAGGTGGCCCCGCACTACGAGGATGTGGTGGAGGAGGTATTGCGCTTCTTCGAGGCGAAGTTGGCGGTGCTTACCCGTTTTCTCCCCGAGGACCGTATCGTCCTCGATCCGGGCATCGGTTTTGGCAAGACTCTGGAGCACAACCTGGCCCTGCTGCGCGCGGTGGACCGTTTCGCCGCCTTGGGCCGGCCCCTATACATCGGTATTTCGCACAAGTCCTTGTGGAAGGGGCTCCTTGGTCGGGAGGTGGGCGAGCGCCTGCCCGCCACCATCGCCGCCACCGCAGTGCTCGGGTTGCGGGGCATTGCCTTCCACCGCGTCCATGACGTGGGGCCGTGCCGCGACGCCCTCATGGTGGCCGCCGCTTTGGGAGGCGATCGGTGA
- the cdaA gene encoding diadenylate cyclase CdaA, whose translation MTSWSFAIGNLQVTWRDILDILIVGYIFFRLILMIKGTRAVSVVYGLVLVVALYFAAGKLGLYTLHWLLGNFLGSLFLVVIILFRRDIRKALAVMGATTIFRREAMEESCMDELILALVAMAKKRIGALVILERNIPLGDVVSGGVEIGGRLSRDLLLTIFHPDTPLHDGAVLVRGGRIEMAACILPLATGLKHEATLGTRHRAAIGVTEETDAVALVVSEERGTISLAVGGRITSSLNEVRLKKVLSAAMRR comes from the coding sequence GTGACCAGCTGGAGCTTTGCCATTGGCAATCTGCAGGTCACCTGGCGGGATATCCTGGATATCCTCATCGTTGGGTACATCTTTTTCCGCCTGATCCTCATGATCAAGGGGACCCGGGCCGTGAGCGTGGTCTACGGCCTTGTCCTCGTGGTGGCCTTGTATTTCGCCGCCGGCAAGCTGGGGCTCTATACGCTGCATTGGCTGCTGGGTAACTTTCTCGGTTCGCTTTTTTTGGTGGTCATCATCTTGTTTCGCCGGGATATCCGCAAGGCCTTGGCCGTCATGGGGGCGACCACCATTTTTCGGCGCGAGGCCATGGAAGAGAGCTGCATGGACGAGCTCATCCTGGCCTTGGTGGCCATGGCGAAAAAGCGCATCGGTGCCTTGGTCATCCTGGAGCGCAACATTCCGCTGGGGGATGTGGTGTCCGGAGGGGTGGAGATCGGCGGGCGACTGAGCCGGGACTTGCTCCTGACCATTTTTCATCCGGACACGCCGCTGCATGACGGCGCGGTGCTGGTGCGGGGAGGTCGCATCGAAATGGCGGCCTGCATTCTTCCCTTGGCCACTGGTCTCAAGCACGAGGCCACGCTGGGCACGCGGCATCGGGCGGCCATTGGGGTCACGGAAGAGACCGATGCCGTGGCTTTGGTGGTCTCGGAAGAGCGCGGGACCATTTCTTTGGCGGTGGGCGGGCGGATTACCAGTAGTCTCAACGAGGTACGCTTGAAAAAGGTCCTCTCGGCGGCGATGCGGCGATGA
- a CDS encoding CdaR family protein gives MMRDWIYRFLALVMAIFCWYLVSGQEKVETWLDVAVEFVNLPPRMEVLSGFPSKVQARVRGTSNQVRALGDARLAYKIDLSTVRPGKNIVPLLPENMPLTSAVEIVEFNPSRLEFEADVQEHKEVPVRLDWSGEPGPDMRVVNATVDPEKVIVTGLASALKNLKAVRTEAVTVDPGDGRLVSGRVRLVLPAGVRAEVGSVAYTLQFAPISQEVWIKFSVEPVPQNYAFTIDPRTVRARLEVPVALLRDKEWRDKLHLRVDPGAGLAVGEHAVTPVLDAPEDVRVLELRPETVKVIVKEENP, from the coding sequence ATGATGCGCGATTGGATATACCGCTTTTTGGCCTTGGTGATGGCCATTTTTTGCTGGTACTTGGTCTCGGGCCAGGAAAAGGTGGAGACCTGGCTCGATGTGGCTGTGGAGTTCGTCAACCTGCCGCCGCGCATGGAGGTGCTCTCTGGGTTCCCTTCCAAGGTGCAGGCCCGGGTGCGGGGCACGAGCAACCAGGTGCGCGCCTTGGGAGATGCCCGGCTTGCCTACAAGATCGATCTCTCCACGGTGCGGCCTGGGAAAAACATCGTGCCGCTTTTGCCGGAAAACATGCCGCTCACCTCTGCGGTGGAGATCGTGGAGTTCAACCCTTCGCGTCTGGAGTTTGAGGCCGATGTGCAGGAACATAAAGAAGTCCCGGTGCGCCTTGATTGGAGCGGCGAGCCTGGACCGGATATGCGGGTGGTCAACGCCACGGTGGATCCGGAGAAGGTGATCGTGACCGGCCTGGCGAGCGCCTTGAAAAACCTGAAGGCCGTGCGCACCGAGGCGGTCACCGTGGACCCTGGGGACGGGCGTCTGGTATCGGGCCGGGTGCGTTTGGTGCTGCCTGCGGGGGTTCGGGCCGAAGTGGGGTCCGTGGCCTACACCTTGCAGTTTGCCCCCATCAGTCAGGAAGTATGGATCAAGTTTTCCGTGGAACCCGTGCCCCAAAACTATGCCTTTACGATAGATCCGCGAACCGTCCGGGCCCGTTTGGAGGTGCCGGTGGCGCTGTTGCGGGATAAGGAGTGGCGTGACAAGCTTCATCTGCGTGTGGACCCGGGTGCAGGGCTCGCTGTCGGCGAGCACGCGGTGACGCCGGTGTTGGACGCCCCGGAAGACGTGCGCGTCCTGGAGCTGCGGCCCGAGACCGTGAAAGTCATCGTCAAAGAGGAGAATCCATGA
- the glmM gene encoding phosphoglucosamine mutase translates to MTQRLFGTDGIRGRVNEYPMQPELVVRLGLAAGEYFRNGKKRHRVVIGKDTRLSGYVFETALTSGLCAAGMDVYLVGPLPTPAISFLTRNMRADLGIVISASHNPYQDNGIKFFDKDGFKLPDEVEDVLSAMVLDRHHAWKTPAHDEVGRARKIEDSPGRYIVHLKNSLPAGMTLDGLRIVLDCANGAAYRVAPLVLEELGATVIPLGVEPNGVNINQGCGSLHPEHMVQAVRAHKADLGLALDGDADRLIVVDEQGVVLDGDQILAICADEMLRLGELAGNTVVATVMSNMALEVFLQGLGAQLIRTQVGDRYVVEAMRRGGFVLGGEQSGHIIFLRHATTGDGLLAALQLVRIMVARERPLSEMARLLAPFPQKLVNVPVARKLPFPEVPQVVAAMTAAEEALRGRGRVLLRYSGTEPLLRVMVEADDPAVVEHWCQELCAAVDAGLGER, encoded by the coding sequence ATGACCCAACGACTTTTTGGCACCGACGGCATCCGTGGTCGGGTCAATGAGTATCCCATGCAGCCGGAATTGGTGGTGCGATTGGGCCTGGCTGCGGGCGAGTATTTTCGCAATGGCAAAAAGCGCCACCGCGTGGTCATCGGCAAGGATACCCGGCTTTCGGGGTATGTGTTCGAGACAGCGCTGACTTCGGGCCTGTGCGCCGCAGGGATGGATGTCTATCTCGTGGGACCGCTGCCGACCCCGGCCATCAGCTTTTTGACCCGCAACATGCGTGCGGACCTCGGCATAGTGATCTCGGCATCGCACAACCCCTACCAGGATAATGGCATCAAGTTTTTCGACAAAGACGGCTTCAAACTCCCTGACGAGGTGGAAGACGTTTTGTCCGCCATGGTCCTCGACCGGCATCATGCCTGGAAGACCCCTGCCCATGACGAGGTGGGCCGGGCGCGGAAGATCGAGGACAGTCCCGGCCGCTACATCGTGCACCTCAAAAACTCCTTGCCTGCCGGCATGACCTTGGATGGCCTGCGCATTGTGCTCGACTGCGCCAACGGTGCGGCCTACCGGGTGGCACCATTGGTGCTGGAAGAGCTCGGCGCCACGGTGATCCCCTTGGGCGTGGAGCCCAACGGCGTCAATATCAACCAGGGCTGCGGCTCCCTGCACCCGGAACACATGGTGCAGGCGGTGCGCGCGCACAAGGCGGATTTGGGCTTGGCCCTGGACGGCGACGCCGACCGGCTCATCGTGGTGGACGAGCAGGGAGTGGTGCTCGACGGCGATCAGATCTTGGCCATCTGTGCCGACGAGATGCTGCGCCTTGGGGAACTTGCGGGCAATACCGTGGTGGCCACGGTCATGAGCAATATGGCCTTGGAGGTGTTTCTCCAAGGATTGGGGGCGCAGCTCATACGCACCCAGGTGGGCGACCGCTACGTGGTAGAGGCCATGCGCCGTGGCGGGTTTGTGCTCGGCGGCGAGCAGTCCGGGCACATCATCTTTTTGCGCCACGCCACCACCGGCGATGGGCTGCTGGCCGCGTTGCAGCTGGTGCGCATCATGGTGGCCCGGGAGCGCCCGCTTTCGGAGATGGCCCGCCTGCTTGCGCCGTTTCCTCAGAAATTGGTGAACGTGCCGGTGGCGCGAAAACTCCCGTTTCCGGAGGTCCCCCAGGTGGTGGCGGCGATGACTGCGGCCGAGGAGGCGTTGCGCGGCCGCGGCCGCGTGCTTTTGCGCTACTCCGGGACCGAGCCGCTGCTGCGGGTGATGGTGGAGGCCGATGATCCGGCTGTGGTGGAGCATTGGTGTCAGGAGCTCTGCGCGGCAGTGGACGCCGGTCTTGGGGAGCGGTAA
- the galU gene encoding UTP--glucose-1-phosphate uridylyltransferase GalU, whose product MQVRKVVIPVAGWGTRSLPATKNLPKEILPVFRKPAIQYIVEEAIASGLSDVVFVNQQNKRIIEDHFDHNLSLEQYLERTGKTALLEEVRRVAEMANVIVVRQKEQRGLGHAVACAREVIKDEPFAVMVGDDLMFHRDPGIHQLLDVFHNEHMPVVGVMEVPRDKVSRYGIIDAEEYAPGLYRIRGVLEKPSADTAPSRLAIVGRYVLTPEVFSHLEAASPDASGEIQLTDALAGLARQNRLLAVKLYGQRFDIGDWVDYLAANIYFALQDDELHDDLSARLRDFLPPVR is encoded by the coding sequence ATGCAAGTGCGCAAGGTAGTCATTCCCGTGGCGGGGTGGGGGACCCGGTCCCTGCCGGCGACCAAGAATCTTCCCAAGGAAATTTTGCCGGTATTTCGCAAACCTGCCATTCAATACATCGTCGAGGAGGCCATTGCCTCGGGCCTCTCGGATGTGGTGTTCGTCAACCAGCAGAACAAACGTATCATCGAGGACCACTTCGACCACAACCTCTCTTTGGAGCAGTACCTGGAGCGCACCGGCAAGACCGCGCTCCTGGAAGAGGTACGGCGGGTGGCGGAGATGGCCAACGTCATCGTGGTGCGCCAAAAAGAGCAGCGCGGGTTGGGGCATGCGGTGGCCTGTGCCCGGGAGGTCATCAAAGACGAGCCCTTTGCCGTCATGGTGGGCGATGACCTCATGTTCCATCGCGACCCAGGCATCCATCAACTCCTCGATGTCTTCCACAACGAGCACATGCCTGTGGTGGGGGTCATGGAGGTGCCGCGGGACAAGGTCTCCCGGTACGGTATCATCGATGCCGAGGAATACGCCCCGGGCCTGTACCGCATCCGCGGGGTACTCGAAAAACCTTCTGCCGATACCGCGCCTTCGCGTCTGGCCATCGTGGGGCGTTACGTGCTGACGCCCGAGGTGTTTTCCCACCTGGAGGCCGCAAGCCCGGATGCCAGCGGTGAGATCCAGCTCACCGACGCCCTGGCGGGGTTGGCGCGCCAGAACCGCCTGTTGGCGGTGAAACTCTACGGCCAGCGCTTCGATATCGGCGATTGGGTGGATTACCTGGCGGCCAATATCTACTTCGCCCTTCAGGACGACGAACTCCACGACGACCTCTCCGCCCGGCTGCGGGACTTTCTGCCGCCGGTGCGCTAA
- the priA gene encoding primosomal protein N', with amino-acid sequence MSSCAVCSVDVLAAPYARYTYALPPYFPGHLWQRGMRVLIPLGRRLVVGVLAALEAETPPGALRSVLLPLDREPLLDAAYLQMVEALAVRQIQTPGEVLARLLPAPLRQVPRLRWDGAAFAPQRLLDAETATRAALALAAGRLVVDVPVQAAKLVVELVSPPPWPIRPRAERQRAVLRYLDLHGPCTRERLRQALGPECVAALPTLVERGLVRLLQEDVLQQLPSAVREPVTLNEEQRRAVAELGALLRRPAAATALLFGVTGSGKTAVYLRLVEQTLAEGGQAMVLAPEVALALKLAGEVQAVFPHAPVLVYHGYLSPAQRARLFVEARSLTGPAVVVGTRSALFLPVRPRLIVLDEEHDASFKQDEGLGYQAKEVAHARIAATDGLLLLGSATPDIKVYHAAQEGRIHLVRLSQRANAQPVPRVDLVDMRPHGDAVFAPQVRAAVDAALERGEQVVILHNRRGYAPILVCRGCAEPVRCPQCRISLTWHKSREILLCHYCGFHLEFPLLCPTCRGGDFDPLGEGTERLEEWLRRELPPEVAVARLDRDTGRRPERIQETLEAFSQGKTQVLVGTQMLCKGHHFPGVSLVVVVDGDLGLNVPDFRAVERSFQMLVQVAGRAGRGEVPGQVFVQTRNPEHPCWGFVAHADFEGMCRSELAMRRAMGYPPFVKLALVRLSIPAEGGDVALVGRVGAVLREEARRHQVTVLGPAPAPLAMLRGRKRFHCLLKGDDWPRLRAVCQAGMAQARREKHIRMSVDFDPVDML; translated from the coding sequence ATGTCCTCTTGTGCCGTATGTTCCGTTGATGTGCTGGCGGCACCGTACGCCCGCTACACCTACGCATTGCCGCCGTATTTTCCCGGGCATCTCTGGCAGCGGGGAATGCGGGTGCTCATCCCTTTGGGCCGGCGCTTGGTGGTGGGGGTGCTTGCGGCCTTGGAGGCAGAAACGCCCCCTGGGGCGCTGCGTTCGGTGCTTCTTCCCTTGGACCGGGAGCCTTTGCTGGACGCCGCCTACCTGCAGATGGTGGAGGCCTTGGCCGTGCGCCAGATCCAGACTCCAGGCGAGGTGCTTGCACGGCTCCTTCCCGCGCCGTTGCGTCAGGTGCCGCGGTTGCGTTGGGATGGCGCTGCTTTTGCCCCGCAGCGTCTCTTGGATGCCGAGACGGCCACCCGGGCGGCCCTTGCCTTGGCTGCAGGGAGGCTGGTCGTGGACGTCCCGGTGCAGGCGGCAAAGCTCGTGGTGGAGCTGGTAAGCCCGCCCCCATGGCCCATCCGCCCCCGGGCCGAGCGGCAGCGGGCCGTTCTGCGGTATTTGGATCTCCATGGGCCGTGTACTCGGGAACGTCTGCGGCAGGCATTGGGGCCGGAATGCGTGGCCGCGCTGCCCACCTTGGTGGAGCGGGGCCTGGTGCGGCTGCTCCAAGAGGACGTTTTGCAGCAGCTGCCGAGTGCGGTAAGGGAGCCGGTGACACTCAATGAGGAGCAGCGACGCGCAGTGGCGGAGCTTGGCGCGCTTTTGCGCCGTCCTGCGGCGGCCACGGCGCTGCTCTTTGGAGTCACGGGCAGCGGCAAGACCGCGGTCTACCTGCGTTTGGTGGAGCAGACGCTCGCGGAGGGCGGCCAGGCCATGGTCCTGGCGCCGGAAGTGGCCCTGGCCTTGAAGCTCGCCGGCGAGGTGCAGGCCGTTTTTCCCCATGCACCCGTGCTGGTATATCACGGATATTTGTCCCCAGCGCAGCGGGCGCGTCTTTTTGTGGAGGCGCGCTCCCTTACCGGACCGGCGGTGGTGGTGGGTACGCGTTCGGCCTTGTTTTTGCCCGTGCGCCCCCGGCTCATCGTGCTCGATGAAGAGCACGACGCCTCCTTCAAGCAGGACGAGGGCCTGGGGTACCAGGCCAAGGAAGTGGCCCATGCGCGCATTGCCGCCACCGATGGCCTTTTGCTCTTGGGCTCCGCCACACCGGATATCAAAGTCTACCACGCGGCCCAGGAAGGGCGGATCCACCTGGTGCGGCTTTCCCAGCGCGCCAACGCCCAGCCGGTACCCCGGGTGGACTTGGTGGACATGCGGCCCCATGGGGACGCCGTCTTCGCCCCGCAGGTGCGCGCTGCCGTGGATGCGGCCCTCGAGCGGGGCGAGCAGGTGGTCATCCTCCACAACCGCCGGGGATATGCGCCCATTCTCGTGTGCCGCGGGTGCGCGGAGCCGGTGCGCTGCCCGCAATGCCGCATCTCGCTCACCTGGCACAAGTCCCGGGAGATTTTGCTCTGCCACTACTGCGGGTTTCACCTGGAGTTTCCGCTCTTGTGTCCCACGTGCCGGGGCGGGGACTTCGATCCCTTAGGTGAAGGCACGGAGCGGCTGGAAGAATGGCTGCGCCGCGAACTTCCTCCGGAAGTGGCGGTGGCGCGTCTGGACCGGGACACCGGCCGCCGGCCCGAGCGCATTCAGGAGACCTTGGAAGCGTTCTCCCAGGGGAAAACCCAGGTGCTGGTGGGGACCCAGATGCTCTGCAAAGGCCACCACTTCCCGGGCGTCTCGCTGGTCGTGGTGGTGGACGGGGATTTGGGGCTCAATGTGCCGGATTTTCGCGCCGTGGAGCGTTCATTCCAGATGCTGGTGCAGGTGGCTGGCCGCGCAGGCCGCGGGGAAGTGCCGGGACAGGTCTTTGTGCAGACCCGCAATCCCGAGCATCCGTGCTGGGGCTTCGTGGCCCATGCGGACTTCGAGGGCATGTGCCGCTCCGAGTTGGCCATGCGCCGGGCCATGGGGTACCCGCCTTTCGTGAAGCTGGCCTTGGTGCGTCTGTCCATCCCTGCCGAGGGCGGGGACGTGGCCCTGGTGGGGAGGGTGGGCGCGGTCTTGCGCGAGGAGGCCCGGCGCCATCAGGTGACCGTCCTGGGCCCGGCCCCGGCACCCTTGGCCATGCTGCGCGGCAGAAAACGTTTCCATTGCCTGCTCAAGGGCGACGACTGGCCGCGGTTGCGTGCCGTATGCCAGGCGGGTATGGCGCAGGCGCGCCGAGAAAAGCACATCCGCATGTCCGTGGATTTCGACCCCGTGGACATGCTTTAA
- the asnS gene encoding asparagine--tRNA ligase, translating into MQRTVIVDVVHADAPMEAVTVMGWVRTKRESKDFAFLEINDGSCLKNLQVVVDAGTPGWEDLPRILTGASIQVRGAVVPSPGKGQRWEVRAQEVAVIGEAGPEYPLQKKRHTDEFLRTIAHLRPRTNKYGALYRIRARLAHAVHQYFHDHGFYLVHAPIITGSDCEGAGEMFQVTTLPLEAVPLEKGAVRYEDDFFGRPASLTVSGQLAAENLACALGRVYTFGPTFRAENSNTPKHAAEFWMIEPEMAFATLADDMDLAEDLVRSMVQYALAHCAEDLALFAQFVEPTLMATLENVATKPFVRMPYAEAMEVLGRSGKEFQFPVGFGHDLQTEHERYLTEEYCKAPVIVYDYPKEIKAFYMRMNDDGRTVAAMDLLVPRIGELVGGSAREERLDMLSRRMEELGMPQEEYWWYLDLRRFGTVPHAGFGMGFERLLMLITGVSNIRDVIPFPRTPKHLEF; encoded by the coding sequence ATGCAACGAACGGTGATCGTGGATGTGGTGCATGCGGATGCGCCGATGGAAGCAGTAACGGTCATGGGGTGGGTCCGCACCAAGCGGGAGAGTAAAGACTTTGCCTTTCTGGAAATCAATGACGGATCCTGTCTGAAGAACTTGCAGGTGGTGGTGGACGCAGGGACACCAGGATGGGAAGATCTGCCCAGGATCCTCACCGGCGCCTCTATCCAGGTGCGCGGCGCCGTGGTCCCGTCCCCTGGCAAAGGGCAGCGCTGGGAAGTGCGCGCCCAGGAAGTCGCCGTCATCGGCGAAGCCGGCCCCGAATATCCATTGCAGAAAAAGCGTCACACGGACGAATTTTTGCGCACCATTGCCCATCTTCGCCCGCGTACCAACAAATACGGCGCCCTGTATCGCATCCGCGCCCGTCTTGCCCATGCGGTGCATCAGTATTTCCATGACCATGGCTTCTATTTGGTGCACGCACCCATCATCACCGGCTCGGACTGCGAGGGCGCGGGCGAGATGTTCCAGGTGACCACCTTGCCCCTGGAGGCCGTGCCCCTGGAAAAGGGGGCGGTGCGCTATGAGGACGACTTCTTTGGCCGTCCTGCATCGCTCACCGTATCCGGACAGCTTGCCGCCGAGAACCTGGCCTGCGCCTTGGGGCGGGTCTATACCTTTGGCCCCACCTTCCGGGCGGAAAATTCCAACACCCCCAAGCACGCGGCCGAGTTCTGGATGATCGAGCCGGAGATGGCCTTTGCCACCCTTGCCGATGACATGGATCTGGCCGAGGATTTGGTGCGCAGCATGGTGCAGTATGCGCTTGCCCACTGCGCCGAGGATCTCGCCCTGTTCGCCCAATTCGTGGAGCCGACCTTGATGGCCACCCTGGAAAACGTGGCCACCAAACCCTTCGTGCGCATGCCGTACGCCGAGGCCATGGAGGTCCTGGGCCGCAGCGGCAAGGAGTTCCAGTTCCCGGTGGGCTTTGGCCACGACTTGCAGACCGAGCACGAACGCTATTTGACGGAAGAGTACTGTAAAGCCCCGGTCATCGTCTACGACTACCCCAAGGAAATCAAAGCATTCTATATGCGCATGAATGACGATGGGCGCACCGTTGCCGCCATGGACCTTTTGGTACCGCGTATCGGCGAGCTCGTTGGCGGCAGTGCCCGTGAAGAACGCCTCGATATGCTTTCCCGTCGCATGGAAGAGCTGGGTATGCCGCAAGAAGAATATTGGTGGTACTTGGATCTCCGGCGTTTTGGTACCGTGCCGCACGCAGGATTCGGCATGGGCTTCGAGCGCCTGCTCATGCTCATTACCGGCGTGAGCAATATCCGCGACGTCATTCCGTTCCCGCGGACCCCGAAGCATTTGGAGTTTTAG
- a CDS encoding amino acid permease, with product MEPTLQKKFGLGTAIAMVVGIVIGSGVFFKAEKILVATGGDLLLGIYAWLLGGMIMISCAATFAVMATKYERVNGIVDYAEAALGKTYGYYVGLFMALIYYPTLTSVLAWVSARYTAVLFGWDITGGACMTLSAMYLVGSYALNALSPVLAGRFQVSTTIIKLIPLALMAVVGTMYGLNTGMLAFNFENVVHEVDFWHGLFVAVVATSFAYEGWIIATSINAELKNAKRNLPIALMLGTFIVMLVYILYYVGLAGTIASETLMAGAQEGVRTAFSVIFSQRAGTVLLVFIIISCLGTLNGLMLGCTRGVYSVAVRSSSTVTPMFRQIDPVTNMPVNSAVFGLLLCGIWLVFFYGANLTTPWFGFFCFDSSELPIVTLYAMYIPIFLMFMRNETTLSWGKRFVMPVLAIVGSVFMIYAAYFSHGSAVLAYLIVFAGMLALGRMLLGPSGELEAA from the coding sequence ATGGAACCAACACTGCAGAAGAAGTTTGGCTTGGGTACCGCCATTGCCATGGTCGTGGGCATTGTCATTGGCAGTGGTGTCTTTTTCAAGGCGGAAAAGATTCTCGTGGCCACGGGCGGGGACTTGCTCTTGGGGATTTACGCCTGGCTTTTGGGCGGAATGATCATGATTTCCTGCGCCGCCACCTTCGCGGTCATGGCCACCAAGTATGAACGGGTCAACGGCATCGTGGATTATGCCGAGGCGGCGCTCGGGAAAACCTACGGATATTATGTGGGGCTGTTTATGGCGCTCATCTACTACCCCACGTTGACCTCAGTTCTGGCCTGGGTATCCGCACGCTATACAGCGGTACTTTTCGGTTGGGACATCACCGGCGGTGCGTGTATGACGCTTTCCGCCATGTATTTGGTAGGAAGCTACGCCCTCAATGCCTTGAGCCCTGTGCTTGCCGGACGTTTTCAGGTGTCCACCACCATCATCAAACTGATTCCTCTAGCGCTCATGGCCGTGGTGGGGACCATGTATGGCCTCAACACCGGCATGCTCGCCTTCAACTTCGAGAACGTCGTCCACGAAGTGGATTTTTGGCATGGCCTGTTTGTGGCGGTGGTGGCCACGTCTTTTGCCTATGAAGGCTGGATCATTGCCACGAGCATCAATGCGGAGCTCAAAAACGCCAAGCGCAATCTCCCCATTGCCCTGATGTTGGGCACGTTCATCGTGATGTTGGTCTACATTTTGTATTATGTGGGGCTGGCGGGCACTATTGCCAGCGAAACCTTGATGGCCGGGGCGCAGGAAGGCGTGCGCACGGCGTTTTCCGTCATCTTCTCGCAGCGCGCCGGTACCGTGCTGTTGGTGTTTATCATCATCTCCTGTCTGGGGACCCTGAACGGATTGATGCTCGGGTGCACCCGCGGCGTGTATTCCGTGGCCGTGCGCAGCAGCAGCACAGTGACGCCGATGTTCCGGCAGATCGATCCCGTCACCAACATGCCGGTCAATTCTGCGGTATTTGGGCTGCTGCTTTGCGGGATATGGTTGGTGTTCTTCTACGGCGCCAACTTGACCACACCGTGGTTCGGATTCTTCTGTTTCGATTCTTCGGAGCTTCCCATCGTCACGCTGTACGCCATGTACATCCCCATTTTTTTGATGTTCATGCGCAACGAGACGACGCTTTCTTGGGGCAAACGTTTCGTCATGCCGGTACTGGCTATCGTGGGCAGCGTCTTTATGATCTATGCTGCCTATTTTTCCCACGGCAGCGCCGTGTTGGCGTATCTGATCGTCTTTGCGGGGATGCTGGCGTTGGGGCGGATGCTGCTTGGCCCTTCTGGAGAGCTGGAAGCGGCTTGA
- a CDS encoding metal-dependent hydrolase, producing MNHITWLGHAAFVITTPKHTIAIDPWLENPSAPKTSLEVRPDLVLVTHDHADHVGQAVELCRHTGAKLGAIVELAGSLVQQGVPQEQVLNGIGFNMGGTVEYDGIRITMTQAFHSCSVGHPVGFIIELEDGTTVYHAGDTAIFSSMALWGKLYTIDVALLPIGGVFTMDPAQAALATLMLRPKRVCPMHWGSFPVLEHNTQRFRSELGKLGLEDALWELPVGEPTAIPDRETKK from the coding sequence ATGAACCACATCACCTGGCTCGGCCACGCGGCCTTTGTCATCACCACGCCCAAGCATACCATCGCCATCGACCCCTGGCTGGAAAATCCATCCGCCCCCAAGACCTCTCTGGAAGTACGGCCGGACCTTGTGCTGGTCACCCACGATCACGCAGACCACGTGGGACAAGCCGTGGAGCTCTGCCGCCACACCGGGGCAAAGCTCGGGGCCATCGTGGAATTGGCGGGGAGTCTTGTGCAGCAAGGGGTCCCCCAAGAGCAGGTGCTCAACGGCATCGGCTTCAACATGGGCGGCACCGTGGAATACGACGGCATCCGCATCACCATGACCCAGGCATTTCATTCCTGCAGCGTCGGCCACCCGGTGGGATTCATCATCGAGCTCGAAGACGGCACCACCGTGTACCACGCCGGCGACACCGCGATCTTTTCCAGCATGGCCTTGTGGGGCAAACTCTATACCATCGATGTGGCCTTGCTTCCCATCGGTGGGGTCTTCACCATGGATCCCGCCCAGGCCGCCCTGGCCACCCTGATGCTGCGGCCCAAACGCGTGTGCCCCATGCATTGGGGCTCCTTCCCGGTGCTGGAACACAACACCCAACGCTTTCGCTCGGAGCTTGGTAAGCTCGGCCTGGAAGACGCCCTCTGGGAACTCCCGGTAGGTGAGCCCACCGCCATCCCTGATCGCGAAACCAAAAAATAA